From the genome of Burkholderia pyrrocinia:
TGCAGGACGAACCCAGGCGGAAATATTACAGCGCTGCCTTCAGCAGGCGGCCCATTTCCGACGGGTTGCGCGTGACGGTGATGCCGCACGCTTCCATGATTTCCAGCTTCGCTTCGGCCGTATCCGCACCGCCCGAGATCAGCGCGCCGGCGTGGCCCATGCGCTTGCCCGGAGGCGCCGTGACACCCGCGATGAAGCCGACGACCGGCTTCTTCATGTTGGCCTTGATCCACTCGGCCGCATTGGCTTCGTCCGGACCGCCGATTTCGCCGATCATCACGACCGCGTCCGTATCCGGATCGTCGTTGAACATCTTCATCACGTCGATGTGCTTCAGACCGTTGATCGGGTCGCCGCCGATACCGACTGCCGACGACTGGCCGAGGCCGAGTGCCGTCAGCTGTGCAACGGCTTCATACGTCAGCGTGCCCGAACGCGACACGACGCCGATGCGGCCCTTGCGGTGGATGTGACCCGGCATGATGCCGATCTTCAGCTCGTCCGGCGTGATCGTGCCCGGGCAGTTCGGCCCGAGCAGCAGCGTCTTGCGGCCTTCGCGGCGCATGCGGTCCTTCACTTCGATCATGTCGCGGACGGGGATGCCTTCCGTGATGCAGATCGCGAGATCCAGATCGGCTTCGACCGCTTCCCAGATCGCAGCGGCAGCGCCTGCCGGCGGAACGTAGATGACCGACACGGTCGCGCCGGTTTCTTCCTTCGCTTCCTTGA
Proteins encoded in this window:
- the sucD gene encoding succinate--CoA ligase subunit alpha; amino-acid sequence: MSILINKDTKVITQGITGKTGQFHTRACREYANGREAFVAGVNPKKAGEDFEGIPIYASVKEAKEETGATVSVIYVPPAGAAAAIWEAVEADLDLAICITEGIPVRDMIEVKDRMRREGRKTLLLGPNCPGTITPDELKIGIMPGHIHRKGRIGVVSRSGTLTYEAVAQLTALGLGQSSAVGIGGDPINGLKHIDVMKMFNDDPDTDAVVMIGEIGGPDEANAAEWIKANMKKPVVGFIAGVTAPPGKRMGHAGALISGGADTAEAKLEIMEACGITVTRNPSEMGRLLKAAL